A section of the Prionailurus bengalensis isolate Pbe53 chromosome C2, Fcat_Pben_1.1_paternal_pri, whole genome shotgun sequence genome encodes:
- the WDR53 gene encoding WD repeat-containing protein 53 translates to MAVKWTGGHSSPILCLNASQEGLVASGAEGGDLMVWGEDGTPLGHKRFQGADDVTSVLFSPSCPTKLYASHGETISLLDVRSLKGSLDHFHVNEEEINCLSLNETENLLASADDSGAIKILDLENKKVSRSLKRHSNICSSVAFRPQRPQSLVSCGLDMQVMLWNLQKARPLWITNLQEDETEEMESPQSPGQLLNPALAHSVSVASCGNIFSCGAEDGKVRIFRVVGVKCEQELGFKGHTLGVSQVCFLPESYMLLTGGNDGKIMLWDVSSEVEKKQKSPTKPTHRKKTKKAAYMKQGRNTHALVTDEEEHGKILPKLSIEHGEKVNWLLSTKIKGYQNILVADQTSCVSVYPLKTF, encoded by the exons ATGGCAGTCAAGTGGACTGGTGGACATTCTTCACCTATTCTCTGCCTGAATGCAAGTCAAGAAGGCCTAGTCGCTTCTGGAGCAGAGGGTGGTGATCTTATGGTTTGGGGTGAAGATGGGACTCCATTAGGACATAAACGCTTCCAAGGGGCTGATGATGTTACCAGTGTCttattctctccctcctgccccactaAGCTCTATGCTTCACATGGAGAAACCATTAGCTTACTGGATGTCCGGTCACTCAAAGGTTCCTTGGACCATTTTCATGTGAATGAAGAAGAGATCAATTGTCTCTCATTGAATGAAACTGAAAACCTGCTGGCTTCTGCTGATGACTCCGGAGCAATCAAAATCCTAGatctggaaaataagaaagttaGCAGATCACTGAAGAGACATTCCAATATCTGTTCTTCTGTAGCTTTTCGGCCTCAAAGACCTCAGAGCCTGGTGTCATGTGGACTGGATATGCAG GTGATGCTGTGGAACCTTCAGAAAGCACGGCCACTCTGGATTACAAATTTGCAGgaagatgaaacagaagagatgGAAAGCCCACAATCACCTGGTCAGCTTTTAAACCCTGCTTTAGCCCACTCTGTGTCTGTAGCATCATGTGGCAATATTTTTAGCTGTGGTGCAGAAGATGGTAAGGTTCGAATCTTTAGGGTGGTGGGAGTTAAGTGTGAACAAGAACTGGGATTTAAGGGCCACACTTTGGGAGTATCCCAGGTCTGCTTTCTGCCAGAATCCTATATGCTGCTTACTGGAGGGAATGATGGGAAGATAATGTTGTGGGATGTAAGCAGTGAAgttgaaaaaaaacagaagagccCTACAAAACCTACCCacaggaagaaaactaaaaaagcagCTTATATGAAGCAGGGTAGAAATACTCATGCTCTAGTAACAGATGAAGAAGAACATGGCAAAATTTTACCAAAACTAAGTATTGAACATGGAGAAAAGGTGAACTGGCTGTTGAGTACAAAAATAAAGGGATACCAAAATATATTAGTAGCTGATCAAACTAGTTGTGTATCTGTATAtcccttaaaaacattttaa